The Flavobacteriales bacterium DNA window GTTAAAGCAAAACTTTCTCCATCTGGAAAAATTAAAATTACAATTAATGGAGATAAAGTAATCGAAGTTGATGGTGGTAATACACTGTTGACGACTTTAGGTTCTGAAGGGATTTTCTTACCATCAGCTTGTGGTGGTGGAGGTACATGTATTCAGTGTACTTGTCACGTACATTCTGGAGGAGGAAGTATTCTTCCAACTGAGGTTCCTCACTTCTCTAGAAAAGAAATCGCCAATAACATGCGTCTTGGTTGCCAAGTTAAGGTAAAAGAAGACATGGAAATTGAGATTGAAGAAGAAATCTTAGGAATTAAGGAATGGGAAGCTACTGTAGTATCTAACTATAACGTAGCAACATTCATTAAAGAATTTATCGTTGAGATTCCAGAAGATATGGATTATAAAGCAGGAGGGTATATCCAAATTAAAATCCCTGCTTGTACAATCAACTATAAAGATATGGACATTACTGCCCATCCTCAAGATCATCCAGGTGAACCAAACAAATTCCAAAAAGATTGGGATAAATTTGGATTATGGCCATTAGTGATGAAAAATGATGAGGAGGTAGTTAGAGCATACTCTATGGCTTCTTACCCAGCTGAAGGAAGAAGAATTATGTTGAATGTTCGTATTGCTACTCCACCTTGGGATAGAGCGAATAATGCTTGGATGAATGTAAATCCAGGTGTAGCATCATCATATATCTTTAACTTAAAAGAAGGTGATAAAGCAATTATCTCTGGACCTTACGGAGAATTCTTTATCAACGAGTCTGATGCAGAGATGTTATATGTTGGTGGTGGAGCTGGAATGGCGCCAATGCGTTCTCACTTATATGAATTATTCCATACAATGAAAACGGGACGTAAAGTAACGTATTGGTATGGAGGACGTTCTAGAGCTGAGTTATTCTACTTACACTACTTTAGAGATTTGGAAAAACATTTCCCTAACTTTAAATTCTATTTAGTACTATCTGATGCATTACCAGAAGATAACTGGATAGAGAAAAAAGATATTCACGATGAAGAAGGAGATGGATTCTTAGGGTTTGTGCATAATGCTGTAATAGATCAGTATTTGTCAAAGCATGATTCACCTGAAGATATAGAGTTCTATTTCTGTGGACCTCCATTGATGAACCAAGCAGTTGTAAAAATGTGTGACGATTGGGGAGTACCACCTGAGAATGTAAGATTCGATGATTTTGGAGGGTAAACCAACACTTCAATAACTATATTTTAAATCCTCAAAGCTTAAGGCTTTGGGGATTTTTTTATGGTTTAATTTTTGAGACTTATTTTGATATG harbors:
- the nqrF gene encoding NADH:ubiquinone reductase (Na(+)-transporting) subunit F, whose amino-acid sequence is MVKTIIITVAVFLVVVLVLTALLLFVKAKLSPSGKIKITINGDKVIEVDGGNTLLTTLGSEGIFLPSACGGGGTCIQCTCHVHSGGGSILPTEVPHFSRKEIANNMRLGCQVKVKEDMEIEIEEEILGIKEWEATVVSNYNVATFIKEFIVEIPEDMDYKAGGYIQIKIPACTINYKDMDITAHPQDHPGEPNKFQKDWDKFGLWPLVMKNDEEVVRAYSMASYPAEGRRIMLNVRIATPPWDRANNAWMNVNPGVASSYIFNLKEGDKAIISGPYGEFFINESDAEMLYVGGGAGMAPMRSHLYELFHTMKTGRKVTYWYGGRSRAELFYLHYFRDLEKHFPNFKFYLVLSDALPEDNWIEKKDIHDEEGDGFLGFVHNAVIDQYLSKHDSPEDIEFYFCGPPLMNQAVVKMCDDWGVPPENVRFDDFGG